One stretch of Micromonospora echinospora DNA includes these proteins:
- a CDS encoding metallophosphoesterase family protein yields the protein MTDEPPRPAAPEAHPGERATRRPRSMDPRELGFTPRRPVPWLAPLLLISTGLRTLLAMLFGAYLDKRELQNAFGDGTFRQVGPDGGLWLDYVADLGDGFDATYSVAYLLAQPELTVDGHRLPRAQTLVMGGDQVYPAAGYEAYEDRCKGPYQAALPVAPPEQPTLFAVPGNHDWYDGLTAFLRLFVRTRDRHFGGWGTGQSRSYFAVELPAGWWLLGLDDQSGSYLDDPQLTYFDEVARKLTPESKVILAVPAPTWVKAVDHPNAYDSIDYFIRTLVAPTGAQVRVLVSGDLHHYARYAGADRQLITCGGGGAYLYPTHRLPEKLEVPPRDTLTRRASNTQEYDLAARYPDKARSRRYGWGIFARLPFRNPGFTTLLGTLHTLLMLAMAGVAVQRVGTTEQRLFSVPLAIMLVAAMMGAVFFAKPPTAGGKRHARHWILGVAHGLAQVALAAGGTWVWLQLPFYDWPWPMPAVAAVVLYGPVSGLVASQLVALYLLVAGAFGVNLNELFAAQGIEDSKAFLRFRIAPDGTLTIYPIAVDKVSHGWQLNPDQSPTAPWLTPKTPLTPRLAEPPIVIR from the coding sequence GTGACCGACGAACCGCCGCGGCCAGCGGCCCCCGAGGCGCATCCCGGCGAGCGCGCCACCCGCCGCCCCCGCAGCATGGACCCCCGGGAGCTGGGTTTCACCCCGCGCCGGCCGGTGCCCTGGCTCGCGCCGCTGCTGCTGATCAGCACCGGCCTGCGTACGCTGCTCGCGATGTTGTTCGGGGCGTACCTGGACAAGCGCGAGCTGCAGAACGCGTTCGGCGACGGCACGTTCCGGCAGGTCGGTCCGGACGGCGGGCTCTGGCTCGACTACGTGGCGGACCTGGGTGACGGCTTCGACGCCACGTACTCGGTGGCGTACCTGCTCGCCCAGCCGGAGCTGACGGTGGACGGGCACCGGCTTCCCCGGGCGCAGACGCTGGTGATGGGCGGCGACCAGGTCTACCCGGCGGCGGGCTACGAGGCGTACGAGGACCGCTGCAAGGGCCCGTACCAGGCGGCGTTGCCGGTCGCGCCGCCGGAGCAGCCGACGCTGTTCGCGGTGCCGGGCAACCACGACTGGTACGACGGACTGACGGCGTTCCTGCGGCTGTTCGTGCGGACCCGGGACCGGCACTTCGGCGGCTGGGGCACCGGCCAGTCCCGCTCGTACTTCGCGGTCGAGCTGCCGGCCGGCTGGTGGCTGCTCGGCCTCGACGACCAGTCCGGTTCGTACCTGGACGACCCGCAGCTCACCTACTTCGACGAGGTGGCCCGCAAGCTCACCCCGGAGTCGAAGGTGATCCTGGCGGTGCCGGCGCCGACGTGGGTCAAGGCCGTCGACCACCCCAACGCGTACGACTCGATCGACTACTTCATCCGTACTCTCGTCGCGCCGACCGGCGCGCAGGTGCGGGTGCTGGTCTCCGGCGACCTGCACCACTACGCCCGTTACGCCGGGGCGGACCGGCAGCTCATCACGTGCGGCGGTGGCGGCGCATACCTCTACCCCACGCACCGGCTGCCGGAGAAGCTGGAGGTGCCGCCGCGTGACACGCTGACCAGGCGGGCCAGCAACACCCAGGAGTACGACCTGGCCGCGCGCTACCCGGACAAGGCGCGTTCCCGCCGGTACGGCTGGGGGATCTTCGCCCGGCTGCCGTTCCGCAACCCGGGCTTCACCACGTTGCTCGGCACCCTGCACACGCTACTGATGCTGGCCATGGCCGGCGTGGCGGTGCAGCGGGTGGGCACCACCGAGCAGCGGCTGTTCAGCGTGCCGCTGGCGATCATGCTGGTGGCGGCGATGATGGGCGCGGTGTTCTTCGCCAAGCCGCCGACGGCGGGCGGGAAACGGCACGCCCGGCACTGGATCCTCGGGGTGGCGCACGGGCTGGCCCAGGTGGCGCTCGCCGCCGGGGGCACGTGGGTCTGGTTGCAGCTTCCGTTCTACGACTGGCCGTGGCCGATGCCGGCGGTCGCCGCGGTGGTGCTCTACGGGCCGGTGAGCGGTCTGGTCGCCAGTCAGCTCGTCGCGCTCTACCTGCTGGTGGCCGGCGCGTTCGGGGTCAACCTGAACGAGTTGTTCGCCGCCCAGGGCATCGAGGACTCGAAGGCGTTCCTGCGGTTCCGGATCGCCCCGGACGGCACGCTGACGATCTACCCGATCGCTGTGGACAAGGTGTCCCACGGCTGGCAGCTCAACCCCGACCAGTCCCCGACGGCCCCGTGGCTGACCCCGAAGACCCCGCTGACCCCCCGCCTCGCCGAACCCCCGATCGTCATCCGCTGA
- a CDS encoding SDR family oxidoreductase, with protein sequence MAHTDGVDHQHRPVALVTGAGRSAGIAASVVLTLAQTGWDVGFTYWTPYDERMPWGADPEAVTQLSSQAAKHGAKTAAVEADLADPHATAGIFTAVERELGAVSALVLAHCESVSSGLLDTSIESFDRHFAVNTRASWLLIREYAQRFHGPHGTGRIISLTSDATVGNLPYGASKGALDRITLAAAQELAHLGVTANAIDPGPTDTGWMTPEIRDAVLRATPLGRLGRPQDCANLVAFLCSPDGGWINGQLLHSDGGIT encoded by the coding sequence ATGGCACATACGGATGGCGTCGACCACCAGCATCGACCCGTCGCCCTGGTGACCGGTGCCGGCCGCAGCGCCGGCATCGCCGCATCGGTGGTGCTGACGCTGGCCCAGACCGGCTGGGATGTCGGCTTCACCTACTGGACCCCGTACGACGAGCGGATGCCCTGGGGAGCCGATCCCGAGGCCGTGACGCAGCTCAGCAGCCAAGCCGCCAAGCACGGGGCGAAAACCGCAGCAGTCGAGGCGGACCTCGCTGATCCTCACGCCACGGCCGGCATCTTCACGGCCGTGGAGCGAGAACTCGGCGCGGTCAGCGCGCTCGTCCTCGCCCACTGCGAGAGCGTCAGCTCGGGCCTGCTCGACACCAGCATCGAAAGCTTCGACCGTCACTTCGCGGTCAACACCCGGGCAAGCTGGCTCCTGATTCGCGAGTACGCCCAACGGTTCCACGGGCCACACGGCACGGGACGCATCATCAGCCTGACCAGTGACGCTACTGTCGGCAACCTTCCCTACGGAGCCAGCAAAGGCGCACTCGATCGGATCACCCTGGCCGCCGCTCAAGAACTGGCCCACCTCGGCGTGACCGCCAACGCCATCGATCCGGGTCCGACCGATACCGGCTGGATGACCCCGGAGATCAGGGATGCGGTCCTACGGGCCACGCCGCTCGGTCGCCTCGGGCGCCCACAGGACTGCGCGAACCTCGTCGCGTTCCTGTGCTCACCCGACGGGGGCTGGATCAACGGCCAACTCTTACACAGCGACGGCGGCATCACCTGA
- a CDS encoding CPCC family cysteine-rich protein, giving the protein MDEHAGKQEGLSAEELARRTRWFEQYVEALNQRSVVAEAGGEPYACPCCRHPTLEGRGQFEICFACGWEDDGQDDEDADTVRGGPNGSLSLTDARRAYAERPVSLADARRAYARRQARWEERRRRSAPETT; this is encoded by the coding sequence ATGGACGAGCATGCCGGTAAGCAGGAGGGGCTGTCCGCGGAAGAACTCGCGCGCCGCACCAGGTGGTTTGAGCAGTACGTCGAGGCGTTGAATCAGCGATCTGTAGTGGCTGAAGCGGGTGGCGAACCGTACGCGTGCCCCTGCTGTCGGCACCCGACGCTTGAGGGGCGAGGTCAGTTCGAGATTTGCTTCGCCTGCGGCTGGGAGGACGACGGGCAGGATGACGAAGACGCTGACACGGTGCGAGGCGGCCCCAACGGTTCGCTCAGTCTGACGGATGCCCGGCGTGCCTACGCCGAACGGCCGGTCAGCCTGGCAGATGCGCGGCGTGCCTACGCCAGACGACAAGCCCGTTGGGAAGAGCGCAGACGCCGATCGGCGCCCGAGACGACTTGA